AACAGTAAAGTACGACAGCCAAGGCGTGCGGTAGCAAGGGCTGCTTCACAACCGGAGTGACCTGCACCGACGACGATGACATCAAAAGCGTCTTGGAATTCAACACAAGTGTGCATGGTCATACTTTAAAGCAAGCATATAGTCAATCTCAATGTTAACCGATACAGTGGTTGCATCGCCGTAAATTCCAATCGCATTGTATATTTTGAGCTTTGGCTTTCTTGAAAAGCGATTGAAAGATTGATAGGGTGATTGCCACCATTGAAACCAGAGGATATATCTACCGTAAACTAGGACAATGAAACGCTTTTTTAAAAATGCCTTTTTTTACATTCTAATTGCTTTTATTTCTTTTGCATTAGTGGCTAGTCAAGCAATCACACGCCATATGGTCATGGCAAATATTCAAAATACAGCAAATTGTCTAATTGCTCCTTCTGTGGACGATAGAAACTTAATTATAAATTGTACAAATCTTCCTCAACGAGTCATATCTCCCACTCCAAACCTACCTCCAATTCCCAACCCGAATTTGACTGACAAAGAGCGGTTTTTGGCAGCAATTACAGGTCATTTACCAACAATTCCTGCTCCTAACACATTTGAATACATATTACTGCGAGCATATGGTGCAGTTTTCATCAATCAAAAACCTGAAATTAAACTACCGCCAAAAGTTGTATTTAATAACGAGCAGGAAACAAAACAGTTTCAATCTACTCTAACACTGAGTAAAGTAAATGGTACAAGTAACTGTTATTTACAAAAGTCAGCGGCAGATGCTTTAAATATAGCAATGCAAGTACAAATTCCTCTAAAATCAGGTTATGGCGCTAGTGATTGTACTCGCAGTTTTGCTACCAATTTAAGATTTTGGCAGAAATACGCAAACAGAAATACTTTAGAACAAGTGCAGCTGGGTAAGGAAACAAAAATTCTTGGTGTTGTTGCACCTCCAGGCACATCACAACATCTTTGGGGACTAGCAGTTGATTTAAGAGTATCAAATGAAGTGCAGAAACAAGCTCTTAATAAAAATGGTTGGTATCGGACTGTAGAATATGATACGCTTCACTGGACTTATGTCGGTTTACCACCAGAAAGATTGACCCAATTTGGTTTTCAAAATAAAGTTGTTGGGGGAATTAACTATTGGATAACACCTCTTTAGATCTAATTCATAAAGTAAAAATAAAGAAGTGTTTGCTGGGCAGTTTCAAGTAAGTGGTAGAATTGAACTACATAGATTATGGACTGCGATGGCACGCAGCGATCGCCGCACAGGCGCGATGCTCCCAGAGGGAGCCGCGCAAGGCGCGTCGAGCTTATTAGGGTTGATTGTATCAAGATAATGTAAAATCCTGAAATGCTTATCTTGAAAGACTTATAAGCTACCCACAAAGTGTGTAAGGGCTGCGCGGAGCGCGATGAACCACACTGCAAGTGTGGCAATGAGGTACAAGTAGAATCGAAGCATGATGAGATTGAATGTGCAATAGACATCTCCGAAAATACTCAAATTGTTTGCCGAAGTGACTTTTAGCGTGCGATTGCCCAAGGGGCACTGCGCTTCGCGCAATCGCCAATTCCAAAAGTGAGCTAGACAACACGTAACAATAAGGGTTTGAGATGTTTCTTATTAAGAAGAGGGCAAAAATAAGTGGCTATGTACAGGAATTGTACTTGAGAATTATTCCGCTCTTTTATGATGAGAAAACTAAGGTTCCAAGTCGGAGTCTTACAAGTCCACAAATAGTCATAATTATTTGTTCATATTTATTAGGATTTAACCGAAACCGTTCTTGGGCTACTCGGAATATTTTCACGACACGAATTAAATGTTCAACAAATATTCGTTCCTTGGCCAATTCTTTATTTCGTTCTTTTTGTTCCGGAGTTAATTCTTGTTTTTTTGGCTTTTTCGTTGGGGTCTTGATTGATTCTTCTCCTGCGTATGCTTTGTCACCATGAAACCTCTGATTGGGGTCAAATCCTTTTTGATGTTCCCGAAATAAATTGATGTCACTTTTTGTTCCTGGTTTTCCTGCTACTACATCAATAATATCTTTCCCCTCAGGTAAAACGATAATTTGATTTTTCATAGTATGGTTTTTCTTTTTGCCAGAGTAATATTCTTTTTGCTCTTCATATTCCCCAGGCCGCTCTCTTGGCTGTTCATAGCTATCTACTATTAGCTCAAACTCGGTTAAAATTTCTTGAACAACTTGGTAGTCACTTGAGTTTTTTTTTACCTGCTCAAGTAGGCTTGGTGGTAATAATTCTCCTAGAATTGGAAACCAATAATTGAATGTATCGTTTGCAGTTGTCTCACTTACCCCAAATTGGATGCCCAGCAATTGAAATGTTGTTAAATGTCTGAGATATGTCAAAGTTAAAATTATTTGCTCTTCCAACGACAGTTTAGGTCTGCGACCTCCTCCACCCGCAATAATTCTTACCTTTTTAGACTCAGATGATACTTGTTTTTGGTTATGCACCTCTCTCGCTTGTTCTAAAAGTTGCTCTAATTGCTCATACTTGAGACCAATTAAACGCTGTGCATCTAGAGGATGATGTTGAATATGCTCAAATAGAGAACCCACAATAGTTTGGTAAAAATACATTTGTATATGATTTTACCAGGAATTATTTATTTTCCGGAGATGTCTAATGGACAGCGCTATGCAATACGCGAAATACAACAAAGACCCACGCAGCGTTCACATACACTGTATCCACCTGCTTTGTGATGAACAGGTATAGAACGAGTGCATAAAAAAGTACTGGGATCTCAAACAGGTTCTTGAGGTTATCGGATGGATTGGATACGTTTGGTGGCGAAATCTGCGCCAGTGTGCCAGGTACAGTAAGATCCTGCGAGCGCATCTTTCTACTTGTAATGAAACTAATACGGCGGATGTACATATATACCCAAACCAGGAGTGTCAGAAACACTGTTGCAAAGAATGGACTGAAGATTGCATCTTGCGTCATTTTTACCTCTCAAAGTTGAGTATTTAGATGGTTAGTGGGCGATAATAGATTTCTCCGAAAGGAACCGCACCAAGTATCCCGGATAAAGCCCAATATAGGCTGAGTATTTCAAGACTTCTAGACCTCGAACGGGTACAATTCAGACAACTTGATCTATGAATTGTCCTCTACCACTACCAAAGTGGGAAATAGTAGTCAGACTTGAAAATACATAGTGAATACGTAGAGGTGGGTTAACGGTTGTGAGTTGACACAAGCCACAAGCAGGATAAAACCAGCTTTCCCGGCCCGATAATAATGACTACAATAAAAAAGCACCTAACCTCTGGAGTTGTCGCAGTGGGCTTATTTGACGATTTTAGTCGGTTTCTGGAAAACCGCTTGGAAGAATTCTTGCGTAATAATCCGCATTTGGAGTTGGAAGCGTTGTTAGAACAGCTGCGTGAGCAAGAGGAAGACACTTTAAAGCTCATTGCAGATTTACAATTGCAGGAGAAGCGATCGCAAGAGCAAGTTCTGTCTACTGCTCAAGAAATCCAAAGGTGGCATATCCGTGTAGAAAAGGCAAAAGCCGCTAATAGACAGGATTTAGCGGCTGCTGCTGGACAGCGAGAAGCTGCACTGTTGCGTGAAGGAAATCAGCAATGGGGACAGATGCAAGGGGTGAAAGAACGCATTACCCAAGCTAAGGAGCTATTACGGAAAATACAACAACGGCGACAGGAAGTCCAAGCCAAAGCAACTGAAGCACAAACGGCGCGTGCTCAAGCTCAAGCCCAGCAACGCTTGGAGACTAGCGGCTGGGATGCTAGGAGCAGTTATTCTGGTGGGTATGACGATTTAGAGGAGAAGTTTCGCCGGTGGGAAACTCAAGACGAGTTGGAACAAATGAAGCGAAATATGGGGAAATAGTCGTTTGTCCTTAGTCTTTTGTCATTTGTGCTTTACAAAGAACTAATAACTAATAACTAATAACGAATGACTAATGACTTTTCCCGTATATTTTTGGTTAGGTTCGCTGCGGATTCACCCTCATGTTTTGTTTGAGTCTTTGGCTTATGCTGTGGCGTTACGTTTAGTATTGCGTAACGTTCGCAGGGATTGGGTTGAAGCAGAACAGGGTACTTCCATAATTGTTGCTGGTATGATGGGTGCCCTGCTGGGCGCTAAAATGCTGGCTTGGCTGCAACATATTGATTTACTCTGGCAATATCCTCAGCAATTACTATTACTTTTACTACAAGGAAAAACAGTAGTAGGGGTGCTGTTGGGGGGTGTTATTGGTGTGGAAATTACCAAAAAAATTCTTGGTGTCAATCGTTCTACTGGTGATGTATTTGTTTATCCTTTAATTGTGGGAACGGCTATTGGTAGAATTGGTTGCTTTCTTACAGGATTAAGCGACCAAACCTACGGAATTCCTACATCATTACCTTGGGGAGTTGATTTTGGTGATGGAATTCCTCGCCATCCTACGCAACTGTATGAAATTATATTTCTAATCATTTTAATGATATTTTTACACCTTCGTAGTCGTTATCAACGACAAGAGGGCGATTTATTTAAATTTTATTTAATTTCATATTTAGGGTTTCGTTTTTTGATAGATTTTATGAAACCTGATTTTCGTTCTTTGTTAGGACTAAGTGCGATTCAAATTGCTTGTTTAATCTCTCTTTTTTGTTATCGCCGCAACATTCCAAAAATGTTCCAAATACGATAATGAAGCATGGAACAAAATATTTTTGTAGATGTTTTAACTAGCC
The sequence above is a segment of the Mastigocladopsis repens PCC 10914 genome. Coding sequences within it:
- a CDS encoding D-alanyl-D-alanine carboxypeptidase family protein, encoding MKRFFKNAFFYILIAFISFALVASQAITRHMVMANIQNTANCLIAPSVDDRNLIINCTNLPQRVISPTPNLPPIPNPNLTDKERFLAAITGHLPTIPAPNTFEYILLRAYGAVFINQKPEIKLPPKVVFNNEQETKQFQSTLTLSKVNGTSNCYLQKSAADALNIAMQVQIPLKSGYGASDCTRSFATNLRFWQKYANRNTLEQVQLGKETKILGVVAPPGTSQHLWGLAVDLRVSNEVQKQALNKNGWYRTVEYDTLHWTYVGLPPERLTQFGFQNKVVGGINYWITPL
- a CDS encoding IS5/IS1182 family transposase, translating into MYFYQTIVGSLFEHIQHHPLDAQRLIGLKYEQLEQLLEQAREVHNQKQVSSESKKVRIIAGGGGRRPKLSLEEQIILTLTYLRHLTTFQLLGIQFGVSETTANDTFNYWFPILGELLPPSLLEQVKKNSSDYQVVQEILTEFELIVDSYEQPRERPGEYEEQKEYYSGKKKNHTMKNQIIVLPEGKDIIDVVAGKPGTKSDINLFREHQKGFDPNQRFHGDKAYAGEESIKTPTKKPKKQELTPEQKERNKELAKERIFVEHLIRVVKIFRVAQERFRLNPNKYEQIIMTICGLVRLRLGTLVFSS
- a CDS encoding MAPEG family protein, which translates into the protein MTQDAIFSPFFATVFLTLLVWVYMYIRRISFITSRKMRSQDLTVPGTLAQISPPNVSNPSDNLKNLFEIPVLFYALVLYLFITKQVDTVYVNAAWVFVVFRVLHSAVH
- a CDS encoding TIGR04376 family protein: MGLFDDFSRFLENRLEEFLRNNPHLELEALLEQLREQEEDTLKLIADLQLQEKRSQEQVLSTAQEIQRWHIRVEKAKAANRQDLAAAAGQREAALLREGNQQWGQMQGVKERITQAKELLRKIQQRRQEVQAKATEAQTARAQAQAQQRLETSGWDARSSYSGGYDDLEEKFRRWETQDELEQMKRNMGK
- a CDS encoding prolipoprotein diacylglyceryl transferase, which codes for MTFPVYFWLGSLRIHPHVLFESLAYAVALRLVLRNVRRDWVEAEQGTSIIVAGMMGALLGAKMLAWLQHIDLLWQYPQQLLLLLLQGKTVVGVLLGGVIGVEITKKILGVNRSTGDVFVYPLIVGTAIGRIGCFLTGLSDQTYGIPTSLPWGVDFGDGIPRHPTQLYEIIFLIILMIFLHLRSRYQRQEGDLFKFYLISYLGFRFLIDFMKPDFRSLLGLSAIQIACLISLFCYRRNIPKMFQIR